From Lysinibacillus sp. SGAir0095, the proteins below share one genomic window:
- the prsW gene encoding glutamic-type intramembrane protease PrsW has translation MLILLSAAIAPGLALLSYFYLRNQMATEPRKTLLQAFFFGTLITFPIMFIQYVVKEEEAITNPFLADVLFSSGLEEFFKWLVIFTLIFRHIEFDDPYDGILYGASVSLGFATVENVLYLLTFGIDTAIVRAILPVSSHALFGVVMGYYYGKSKFANNDKQVEYLILSLFAPLSLHITYNSILTFQGYWVYLIAPFMLFLWWFALKKVKLAHQHLVQHLFEQNKI, from the coding sequence ATGTTAATATTGTTATCCGCTGCAATAGCTCCCGGATTGGCTTTGTTAAGCTATTTTTATTTGCGTAATCAAATGGCGACAGAACCAAGAAAAACGTTATTACAAGCCTTCTTCTTTGGGACATTGATTACTTTCCCAATTATGTTTATTCAATATGTTGTTAAAGAAGAGGAAGCCATTACAAATCCATTTTTGGCAGATGTCTTATTCTCGAGTGGGTTGGAAGAGTTTTTTAAATGGCTTGTCATCTTTACCCTTATTTTCAGGCATATTGAATTTGATGATCCATATGACGGGATTCTCTATGGTGCCAGTGTTTCGCTGGGATTTGCCACGGTAGAAAATGTACTATATTTACTAACTTTTGGCATTGATACTGCGATTGTAAGGGCAATTTTGCCTGTCTCAAGCCATGCCTTATTCGGTGTTGTAATGGGGTATTATTATGGTAAAAGTAAATTTGCAAATAATGATAAACAAGTAGAGTACTTAATTCTTTCTCTTTTCGCACCATTGTCATTACATATAACCTACAATTCCATTTTAACATTTCAAGGTTACTGGGTTTACCTAATTGCACCTTTCATGCTGTTCTTATGGTGGTTTGCTTTGAAGAAGGTCAAATTAGCCCATCAGCATCTCGTTCAACATTTATTTGAACAAAATAAAATCTAA
- the sleB gene encoding spore cortex-lytic enzyme, whose product MTIILIFGTLTIIKPNEPLAFSGQTIERGAFGDDVIELQARLQYLGFYKGKIDGIFGYGTYWALRNFQDQYGLGVDGVAGSKSKDSLVRVSEYHRDWVHEQIEKGNRFTHYGGIPLAQQTSAGAGQSESTDVQLPVKYSERDLQLMANAVYGEARGEPYEGQVAVAAVILNRLESADFPNSISEIIFQPGAFTAVADGQIWLTPNARAKEAVLDAMNGWDPTENALYYFNPKTATSKWIWSRPQIKQIGEHIFCY is encoded by the coding sequence ATGACTATCATTTTAATATTTGGCACACTTACGATCATAAAGCCAAATGAACCATTAGCATTTTCGGGACAAACCATTGAACGCGGAGCATTTGGAGATGATGTAATTGAGTTACAGGCTCGATTACAGTATCTAGGATTTTATAAAGGTAAGATTGATGGGATTTTTGGATATGGGACATATTGGGCTCTACGAAATTTCCAAGATCAATATGGTCTTGGTGTTGATGGAGTGGCGGGATCCAAGTCAAAAGATTCATTAGTTAGAGTTTCTGAATACCATAGAGATTGGGTACATGAGCAGATTGAAAAAGGAAATAGATTTACCCACTATGGTGGAATACCATTAGCCCAACAAACGAGTGCAGGTGCTGGGCAATCTGAAAGTACTGATGTTCAGCTTCCGGTGAAATACTCAGAGCGCGACTTACAGTTAATGGCCAATGCTGTATATGGTGAGGCACGCGGCGAACCATATGAAGGACAAGTAGCAGTAGCTGCCGTTATTTTAAATCGATTAGAATCGGCGGATTTTCCAAATTCAATATCTGAAATAATATTCCAACCTGGCGCATTTACAGCTGTTGCCGATGGGCAAATTTGGTTAACTCCAAATGCGAGAGCAAAAGAAGCAGTATTAGATGCTATGAATGGATGGGACCCAACTGAAAATGCACTTTACTATTTCAACCCAAAAACTGCAACGAGTAAGTGGATTTGGTCTAGGCCACAAATTAAGCAAATTGGTGAACATATATTCTGCTATTAA
- a CDS encoding PepSY1/2 domain-containing protein, which translates to MKSAIYLLSIAVLALGLYSYEVRRDNTHLQQTVQAQYTNSLTNASEKLSNLQQSVSQSLLFQDQEALEIELDNIWRVSNEFRSTISSLPLSREVSNEWLRYVGNIGEEAKYASENGDYEAWHKRMSVVNQNLQALADEWTVATANFYQNDASITEWASVAEKETNESPFKNVAANLKSYGETDFPLTASESDWLKKRELQNLDDKEITKDQAIEKLELLIPGIKDATYTVTKSKDDAPYPFYHIQFVKGSRIGYADITEKGGNILSFLSERPVQEKTGVTQQQIRDQVTEFLNLAGYTDLELVEMRENHQAWHLSLARVVGEDKALVYPDGIQVKISKDSGELLGLNAMEYVQKEEINENQKVEPIDWEAFFRPGTKVEEEKLIYTENEAFQLRKCYQVIARFDNGQNETFRVVVDAENHDVLKVEYMN; encoded by the coding sequence ATGAAGAGTGCTATCTATTTACTTTCCATTGCCGTGTTAGCTTTAGGATTATATTCTTATGAAGTGAGAAGAGATAATACGCATTTACAACAAACCGTACAGGCACAATATACGAATTCTCTAACAAATGCTTCAGAGAAATTATCGAATTTGCAACAATCTGTTTCACAATCACTGTTATTCCAAGACCAAGAAGCACTAGAAATTGAGTTGGATAATATTTGGCGCGTCAGTAACGAATTTCGCTCAACTATCAGTAGCCTTCCATTAAGCAGAGAAGTATCAAATGAATGGCTTCGATATGTTGGCAATATCGGGGAAGAAGCCAAATATGCATCTGAAAATGGCGATTATGAAGCATGGCATAAACGAATGTCCGTGGTAAATCAAAACTTACAAGCCTTAGCAGATGAATGGACTGTTGCAACAGCTAATTTTTATCAAAATGATGCGAGTATTACAGAATGGGCTTCTGTTGCTGAAAAGGAAACAAATGAATCTCCATTCAAGAATGTTGCAGCAAATCTAAAATCTTATGGGGAAACTGATTTCCCATTAACAGCCAGTGAATCTGATTGGTTAAAGAAAAGAGAGCTTCAAAATTTGGATGATAAAGAAATAACAAAAGATCAAGCTATTGAAAAGCTCGAATTATTAATACCTGGCATTAAAGATGCCACTTACACGGTAACAAAGAGTAAGGATGATGCCCCATATCCTTTCTATCACATCCAATTTGTAAAGGGAAGCCGAATTGGATATGCAGATATCACGGAAAAGGGCGGTAATATACTATCATTCTTATCAGAGCGACCAGTTCAAGAGAAAACTGGAGTGACACAACAACAAATTCGCGATCAGGTAACTGAATTTTTAAATCTGGCAGGATATACAGATTTAGAATTGGTTGAAATGCGTGAAAATCATCAGGCTTGGCATTTGTCTTTAGCTCGAGTTGTTGGGGAAGATAAAGCACTTGTTTACCCTGATGGCATTCAAGTAAAAATATCAAAGGATAGTGGAGAACTATTAGGGTTGAACGCAATGGAATATGTTCAAAAAGAAGAGATAAATGAAAATCAGAAAGTAGAACCGATTGATTGGGAAGCATTCTTTAGACCCGGTACTAAGGTTGAAGAAGAAAAGTTAATTTATACTGAAAATGAAGCATTCCAACTTAGAAAATGTTATCAAGTAATTGCACGTTTTGATAATGGTCAAAATGAAACATTCCGCGTTGTTGTCGATGCAGAAAACCATGATGTGTTAAAGGTTGAATATATGAATTAA
- a CDS encoding flagellar brake protein, translating to MQLKLGTALTLEPTYTDRVEKFRCKIVEQENNIYYIDYPVNIETNKTAFLVDGAQFRATFMTEDKVSYAFNTEVLGRKLGNIPTIMLSCPPSEEFVKIQRREFVRVNTPVDIAVEYNNNFFQFVTEDISAGGLAIHLNKDVPFVEGESVNLTIVLVFMNGEIRYVKTSANVVRIIVKNRITLASLQFTDTENIEKQYIVRFCFERQLLNRRKLEANTMN from the coding sequence ATGCAACTAAAGCTAGGGACTGCATTGACATTAGAACCTACTTATACAGATAGAGTCGAAAAATTCCGTTGTAAAATAGTAGAGCAAGAAAATAACATATATTATATTGACTATCCCGTTAACATTGAGACAAATAAAACGGCTTTTTTAGTTGATGGCGCTCAATTTCGAGCAACATTCATGACAGAAGATAAAGTAAGCTATGCATTTAATACAGAAGTTTTAGGCAGAAAATTAGGGAATATACCTACTATCATGCTATCCTGTCCTCCTTCTGAAGAATTTGTAAAAATTCAAAGAAGGGAATTTGTTCGAGTTAATACCCCTGTCGACATTGCAGTTGAGTATAATAATAACTTCTTCCAATTTGTAACGGAGGATATTAGCGCAGGTGGGTTGGCAATCCATTTAAATAAAGACGTTCCGTTTGTGGAAGGCGAGAGCGTTAATCTGACGATTGTTCTTGTCTTTATGAATGGGGAAATTCGTTATGTTAAAACGAGTGCCAATGTTGTTCGAATCATTGTAAAAAATCGTATTACATTAGCTTCCCTTCAATTTACAGATACAGAGAATATTGAAAAGCAATATATAGTCCGTTTTTGTTTCGAGAGACAGCTTTTGAATAGAAGAAAATTAGAAGCAAATACAATGAATTAA
- the cmk gene encoding (d)CMP kinase, with protein sequence MDKQIQIAIDGPAGAGKSTIAKIVAESLGFTYIDTGAMYRAVTNKAISQNINLSDANSLEKMLLNTSIILEPSSDGQLVFVDGENVTEAIRLNEVTANVSEVAAHANIRKILVAKQQELAARGGIVMDGRDIATHVLKDAELKIFMSASVEERAKRRFLDNERRGIPSTIEKLQEEIALRDKLDSQREASPLIQAKDAIYLDTTELSIEEAANEILKLAKQKMA encoded by the coding sequence ATGGATAAACAAATTCAAATTGCAATCGATGGACCAGCTGGAGCTGGAAAAAGCACAATAGCAAAAATTGTAGCAGAAAGCTTAGGTTTTACTTATATCGATACTGGTGCAATGTATAGAGCTGTTACGAATAAAGCAATTTCTCAAAACATAAACTTAAGTGATGCAAACTCACTGGAAAAAATGTTATTAAACACTTCGATTATTCTGGAACCTTCATCAGATGGACAACTTGTTTTTGTGGATGGGGAAAATGTAACCGAAGCAATTCGTTTAAACGAAGTAACAGCTAACGTAAGTGAAGTGGCAGCACATGCTAACATCCGCAAGATTCTTGTAGCAAAACAACAAGAACTTGCAGCACGTGGTGGAATCGTCATGGATGGCAGAGATATTGCAACACATGTACTAAAGGACGCAGAGTTGAAGATTTTCATGTCTGCCTCCGTTGAGGAACGGGCTAAACGCCGATTCCTTGACAATGAAAGAAGGGGAATACCTTCTACAATCGAAAAACTGCAGGAAGAAATTGCCTTACGCGACAAACTTGATAGCCAAAGAGAAGCATCGCCACTAATCCAAGCAAAAGATGCCATTTATCTTGATACAACTGAGCTATCAATAGAAGAAGCTGCAAACGAAATATTAAAATTAGCTAAACAAAAAATGGCATAA
- the rpsA gene encoding 30S ribosomal protein S1, translating into MSEEMNLGSNQEFREGDIVKGVAAQVDEKAVTISIEGAPFDGILPISELSSLHIEKASDVVSVGDELELMITKVEEENFVLSKRKVDALKAWDKLEKQFASGEVFEAEVKDVVKGGLVVDLGVRGFVPASLVEDHFVEDFEDYKGKTLTFKITELDKEKGRLILSHRAVLEQQKATNKKRVLDEINAGDMIEGTVQRLAPFGAFVDIGGVDGLVHISQVSHDHVDDVSTVLSEGQAVKVKVLSVDPENERISLSIKDTLPGPWANVAQNVTKGAVLTGTVRRLVSFGAFVELLPGVEGLVHISQISHKHINTPHEALKEGDEVQVKVLDVNANEKRLSLSIKELQNNPEKEEEFDYELPEETTGFSLSDVIGDKLKGFTNK; encoded by the coding sequence ATGTCTGAAGAAATGAACTTAGGATCAAACCAAGAATTTCGAGAAGGAGATATTGTGAAAGGTGTTGCTGCTCAAGTAGATGAAAAAGCAGTAACGATCTCGATTGAAGGTGCTCCTTTCGATGGGATTTTACCAATCAGCGAACTTTCAAGCTTACACATTGAAAAAGCTTCTGACGTAGTATCAGTTGGTGATGAGTTAGAGCTGATGATCACGAAAGTAGAAGAAGAAAACTTTGTATTATCTAAACGCAAAGTGGATGCGTTAAAAGCTTGGGATAAACTTGAAAAACAATTTGCATCAGGAGAAGTGTTCGAAGCAGAAGTAAAGGATGTTGTGAAGGGTGGCCTAGTTGTTGATTTAGGTGTACGTGGCTTCGTTCCTGCATCTCTAGTGGAAGATCATTTCGTAGAAGATTTCGAGGATTATAAAGGCAAAACATTAACTTTTAAAATTACTGAGCTAGATAAAGAAAAAGGACGCCTTATTTTATCTCACCGTGCTGTTCTTGAACAACAAAAAGCGACGAATAAGAAGCGTGTCTTAGACGAAATTAACGCTGGTGATATGATAGAGGGTACTGTTCAACGATTAGCACCATTTGGAGCATTTGTTGATATTGGTGGTGTGGATGGATTAGTTCACATTTCGCAAGTATCCCATGACCATGTTGATGACGTAAGTACAGTATTATCTGAGGGTCAAGCTGTAAAAGTAAAAGTACTATCTGTTGACCCAGAAAATGAACGTATTTCTTTATCAATTAAAGATACTTTACCTGGACCTTGGGCAAATGTAGCACAAAATGTGACAAAAGGTGCTGTATTAACAGGGACGGTAAGACGTTTAGTATCCTTTGGTGCATTTGTTGAGCTATTACCAGGAGTTGAAGGGTTAGTTCACATTTCACAAATTTCACATAAGCATATTAACACGCCACATGAAGCCTTAAAAGAAGGTGACGAGGTTCAAGTGAAAGTGTTAGATGTGAACGCTAATGAAAAACGTCTTTCACTAAGCATCAAAGAACTCCAAAATAATCCTGAAAAAGAAGAAGAATTCGACTATGAATTACCAGAAGAAACAACTGGCTTCTCTCTAAGCGATGTTATTGGAGACAAACTAAAAGGCTTTACTAATAAATAA
- the der gene encoding ribosome biogenesis GTPase Der: protein MTKPVIAIVGRPNVGKSTIFNRIVGERVSIVEDIPGVTRDRIYSSADWLTHEFNIIDTGGIEIGDEPFLEQIRGQAEIAIREADVIIFMTNGREGVTLADEQVAKILYKTKKPVVLAVNKIDNPDMREMIYDFYSLGFGEPFPISGSHGLGLGDLLDECAKHFPKEDEAQYSEETIKFSLIGRPNVGKSSLVNAFLGQERVIVSDIAGTTRDAIDTPYSYDGQEYVIIDTAGMRKKGKVYESTEKYSVLRALRAIERSDVVLVVLNGEEGIQEQDKKIAGYAHEAGKAVVIVVNKWDAVEKDEKTMNLYTQQIREHFLYLHYAPIIFVSAKTKQRVHQILSIVQRVSENHAMRIQSSILNEVIEDAVARNPAPSDKGKRLRIYYTTQVAVKPPTFVTFVNEPELMHFSYERFLENRIRETFDFEGTPIRLIARARD from the coding sequence ATGACAAAACCAGTAATCGCCATCGTAGGTCGTCCGAACGTTGGAAAATCCACAATATTTAACCGTATTGTTGGTGAACGCGTCTCAATCGTGGAAGATATTCCAGGAGTAACACGTGACCGCATATATAGTTCGGCAGATTGGTTAACACATGAATTTAATATCATTGATACGGGTGGAATTGAAATAGGAGACGAACCTTTCTTAGAACAAATTCGCGGGCAAGCTGAGATTGCTATTCGAGAAGCCGATGTTATTATCTTTATGACAAACGGACGTGAAGGTGTTACATTAGCCGATGAACAAGTAGCTAAAATCTTATATAAAACAAAAAAACCAGTTGTATTAGCAGTAAACAAAATTGATAATCCTGACATGCGTGAAATGATTTACGATTTCTACTCTTTAGGCTTTGGAGAACCATTCCCGATCTCTGGGTCCCACGGTTTAGGGCTTGGAGATTTATTAGATGAGTGTGCGAAACATTTCCCTAAAGAAGATGAAGCACAATATTCAGAAGAAACGATTAAATTTAGTTTAATTGGTCGCCCTAATGTTGGGAAATCGTCACTAGTTAATGCGTTTTTAGGACAAGAACGTGTTATTGTTAGTGATATAGCAGGAACAACACGTGATGCAATCGATACACCTTACTCTTATGATGGACAGGAGTATGTTATCATTGACACTGCTGGGATGCGTAAAAAAGGGAAAGTGTATGAATCGACAGAAAAATATTCTGTATTACGTGCACTGAGAGCAATTGAACGTTCCGACGTTGTTTTAGTTGTATTAAACGGTGAAGAAGGTATCCAGGAACAGGATAAGAAAATTGCAGGTTATGCCCATGAAGCAGGTAAAGCAGTCGTGATCGTGGTAAACAAATGGGATGCAGTGGAAAAAGATGAAAAAACAATGAATCTTTACACTCAACAAATCCGCGAGCACTTCTTATATTTACATTATGCACCGATTATTTTCGTATCAGCTAAAACGAAGCAACGTGTGCATCAAATTTTAAGCATTGTACAACGTGTAAGTGAAAATCATGCAATGAGAATTCAATCTTCAATATTAAATGAGGTTATTGAAGATGCGGTTGCACGAAATCCTGCACCATCAGACAAAGGAAAACGTTTACGTATTTACTACACGACTCAAGTTGCTGTAAAACCACCAACATTCGTTACCTTTGTAAATGAGCCGGAATTAATGCATTTCTCTTATGAACGATTCCTTGAAAACCGAATTCGTGAAACCTTTGATTTTGAAGGAACACCGATTCGATTAATCGCTCGTGCACGCGATTGA
- a CDS encoding NAD(P)H-dependent glycerol-3-phosphate dehydrogenase, translating into MENVTVLGAGSWGTALAQVLAENGHHTLVWTHREEQANEINTQHTNHKYLPDIALSKELTATSNLEEAVLFSNIIVVAVPTKAIREVCSSMESFLNNKKLFVHVSKGIEPDSLMRISQMLAESLSPEIVKDIVVLSGPSHAEEVVLHHPTTITAACTNLDAAEEVQDLFMNHYFRVYTNDDVVGVELGGALKNVIALAAGISDGLGYGDNAKAALITRGLAEITRLGVKMGGNPFTFGGLTGMGDLIATCTSVHSRNWRAGNMLGKGMKLAEVLDNIGMVVEGVRTTKAAYQLSQEYDVPMPITTALFEILFNDKEPKVAVDELMIRMKKREIDLY; encoded by the coding sequence ATGGAAAATGTTACGGTTTTAGGGGCGGGCTCCTGGGGCACGGCACTAGCGCAAGTATTAGCTGAGAATGGTCATCATACGCTTGTCTGGACTCATCGTGAAGAGCAAGCAAATGAAATCAATACACAGCATACAAATCACAAGTATTTACCAGATATTGCATTATCGAAAGAATTGACTGCTACAAGTAATTTAGAAGAGGCTGTTCTTTTTTCTAATATTATTGTCGTAGCAGTTCCAACGAAAGCGATACGTGAAGTGTGCAGCTCAATGGAGTCCTTTTTAAACAACAAAAAATTGTTCGTACACGTATCAAAAGGAATTGAGCCCGATTCCCTCATGCGTATTTCTCAAATGCTGGCTGAGAGCCTCTCGCCAGAGATTGTGAAGGATATTGTTGTCCTTTCTGGTCCAAGCCATGCAGAAGAGGTAGTACTGCATCATCCAACGACAATTACAGCAGCCTGTACTAATCTCGATGCTGCTGAAGAGGTTCAAGATTTATTCATGAATCATTACTTCCGTGTATATACAAACGATGATGTCGTGGGAGTGGAGCTTGGCGGTGCATTAAAAAATGTCATTGCTTTAGCTGCCGGCATATCTGACGGATTGGGTTATGGTGATAACGCGAAGGCAGCTCTTATTACCAGGGGGTTGGCTGAAATCACCCGTCTTGGTGTTAAAATGGGCGGAAATCCATTTACCTTTGGCGGTTTAACGGGAATGGGTGATTTAATTGCAACTTGTACAAGTGTTCACTCTCGAAACTGGAGAGCAGGCAATATGCTTGGTAAAGGCATGAAACTGGCTGAAGTACTTGATAATATTGGCATGGTAGTTGAAGGTGTCAGAACTACAAAAGCAGCCTATCAACTTTCTCAAGAGTATGACGTACCGATGCCAATTACTACGGCACTTTTTGAAATATTATTTAATGATAAAGAACCAAAAGTAGCGGTGGATGAATTAATGATTCGTATGAAAAAACGTGAGATTGATCTTTATTAG
- a CDS encoding DUF2768 domain-containing protein, with product MQNLLSSMNFLTLQSARGPLASMHALDVMWVSFYSIGAMLLSVLIVGLTRKWVNNGCLSLILRLVAFVIFAIGSILMVLVVLTWPN from the coding sequence TTGCAAAACTTGTTATCTTCGATGAATTTTTTAACGCTGCAATCAGCAAGGGGACCCCTTGCGAGTATGCATGCATTAGATGTCATGTGGGTTTCTTTTTATTCAATAGGAGCCATGTTATTATCTGTATTGATTGTGGGACTCACAAGAAAATGGGTAAACAATGGGTGTTTATCTCTAATATTGCGGCTAGTTGCTTTTGTCATCTTTGCAATCGGTTCCATTTTAATGGTGCTTGTAGTCTTGACATGGCCGAATTAA
- the spoIVA gene encoding stage IV sporulation protein A: protein MFHQIAERTNGDVYIGVVGPVRVGKSTFVKKMMESVVLPNIVNEEDRKRALDELPQSSPGPVIMTAEPKFVPAQGTEITIGESEIPFRIRFADCVGYVIDGVRGYEDEDGPKYVHTPWHSEAIPFEEAAKIGTDKVIRDHANIGVVVTTDGSVNGINRHAAAVAEEQIVSQLKEIGKPFVIVLNCQMPTHNNTMALRHELLEKYQVPVIPVAIDQMNTKDMEYILQEALYEFPIEDIEVEKPDWLDVLEYTHPLNVTLSDAVGNVLNSVTKIRDVSQAASELREIDFVEESEIERVDAGLGVATVRITLKPEIYKAVCNEWLDAPIDTKKDWLLFIKEAAEAKQAQRRFREAIDEASDNGYGISLPTLEEFEPSEPEIIKQNNFYGVRMKASAPSYHIIRVDMATEFAPLIGTEFYANQLLKDLQYSYKHDRDQLWQTQLFGTSLHEVLQEGIRYKMNAVPPSAKKRMRQTIERMVNEGERGLVTFII from the coding sequence ATCTTTCATCAAATAGCAGAAAGAACAAATGGGGACGTATATATCGGTGTTGTAGGGCCTGTAAGAGTTGGTAAGTCTACTTTTGTGAAGAAAATGATGGAGTCGGTTGTGCTCCCAAATATCGTAAACGAAGAAGATCGCAAAAGAGCACTGGACGAGCTGCCTCAAAGTTCACCAGGTCCTGTAATCATGACTGCTGAGCCAAAGTTTGTTCCTGCACAAGGAACAGAAATTACAATTGGTGAAAGCGAAATCCCGTTCCGCATTCGTTTTGCAGACTGTGTTGGGTATGTAATTGACGGTGTAAGAGGTTATGAAGATGAAGATGGTCCGAAATATGTTCATACGCCATGGCATTCTGAAGCGATTCCTTTTGAAGAAGCTGCGAAAATCGGCACTGATAAAGTAATTCGCGACCATGCCAATATTGGGGTAGTTGTAACGACTGATGGATCTGTTAATGGGATTAATCGGCATGCTGCAGCAGTTGCCGAAGAACAAATTGTGAGCCAACTAAAAGAAATTGGGAAACCGTTTGTTATTGTGTTGAATTGTCAAATGCCAACACACAATAATACAATGGCACTTCGTCATGAGTTACTTGAAAAATACCAGGTTCCAGTAATTCCGGTTGCCATCGATCAAATGAACACAAAAGATATGGAATATATTCTTCAAGAGGCATTATATGAATTCCCTATTGAAGATATAGAAGTTGAAAAACCGGATTGGTTAGATGTACTAGAATATACACATCCATTAAATGTGACGCTCTCAGATGCGGTTGGCAACGTGTTGAATTCGGTAACAAAGATTCGTGATGTTTCACAAGCTGCTTCAGAGTTACGTGAAATTGATTTTGTAGAAGAAAGTGAAATTGAAAGAGTAGATGCAGGTTTAGGTGTAGCAACTGTACGTATTACATTAAAGCCAGAAATCTATAAAGCAGTGTGCAATGAATGGTTAGATGCTCCTATTGATACGAAGAAGGATTGGCTACTATTCATTAAAGAAGCGGCAGAGGCTAAGCAGGCGCAAAGAAGATTCCGTGAAGCGATTGATGAAGCAAGCGATAATGGCTATGGAATTTCCCTTCCGACATTGGAGGAATTTGAACCAAGCGAACCAGAAATCATTAAACAAAATAACTTCTATGGTGTTCGCATGAAAGCGAGTGCACCTTCTTACCATATTATCCGTGTAGATATGGCGACAGAATTTGCGCCTTTAATTGGTACGGAATTCTATGCAAATCAGTTGCTTAAAGATCTGCAGTATTCTTATAAGCACGACCGCGATCAACTATGGCAAACTCAATTATTTGGCACATCACTTCATGAAGTACTGCAGGAAGGTATTCGTTATAAAATGAATGCCGTACCTCCAAGTGCCAAGAAGAGAATGCGTCAAACAATCGAAAGAATGGTTAACGAGGGTGAACGTGGCTTAGTAACGTTTATTATCTAG
- a CDS encoding HU family DNA-binding protein, whose product MNKTELVNSVAEAAGLSKKDASKAVEAVFDTIQDALAKGDKVQLIGFGNFEVRERAARKGRNPQTGKEIEIAASKVPAFKPGKALKDAVK is encoded by the coding sequence GTGAATAAAACAGAATTAGTAAACTCTGTTGCTGAAGCTGCAGGTCTTTCTAAAAAAGACGCTTCTAAAGCAGTTGAAGCTGTATTTGATACAATTCAAGATGCTCTTGCAAAGGGTGACAAAGTACAATTAATTGGTTTTGGTAACTTCGAAGTACGTGAACGTGCCGCTCGTAAAGGGCGTAACCCACAAACAGGTAAAGAAATCGAAATCGCTGCTAGCAAAGTTCCTGCGTTTAAACCAGGTAAAGCTCTTAAAGATGCTGTAAAATAA
- the folE gene encoding GTP cyclohydrolase I FolE, protein MSKVNLEKIEEAVKMILEAVGEDVEREGLLDTPKRVSKMYAEMFSGIDEDPREFFSTVFHENHEELVLVKDIPFYSMCEHHLVPFYGKAHVAYLPQGGRVAGLSKLGRCVESVARRPQLQERITSTVADTIMEMLEPYGVYVVVEAEHMCMTMRGLKKPGSKTVTSVARGVYAEDDVLRREVISFIQMS, encoded by the coding sequence ATGTCGAAAGTAAATTTAGAAAAAATAGAAGAAGCGGTAAAAATGATTTTAGAAGCTGTAGGAGAAGATGTAGAGCGCGAGGGGTTACTGGATACACCAAAGCGTGTTTCTAAAATGTATGCAGAAATGTTTAGTGGAATCGATGAAGATCCAAGGGAATTCTTCAGTACAGTATTCCATGAAAATCACGAAGAGTTAGTATTAGTGAAAGATATCCCGTTTTATTCGATGTGTGAACATCACCTAGTTCCTTTCTATGGAAAAGCCCATGTAGCCTATTTACCACAGGGCGGGCGTGTAGCAGGGTTAAGTAAATTAGGGAGATGTGTCGAATCGGTAGCACGAAGACCCCAATTACAAGAAAGAATTACTTCAACAGTTGCAGATACGATAATGGAAATGCTTGAACCATACGGTGTATATGTGGTTGTTGAAGCTGAGCATATGTGTATGACAATGAGAGGACTTAAAAAACCTGGTTCTAAAACAGTTACTTCTGTTGCACGTGGAGTATATGCAGAGGACGATGTTTTAAGAAGAGAAGTAATTTCATTTATTCAAATGTCTTAA
- the mtrB gene encoding trp RNA-binding attenuation protein MtrB, producing MTQPDYIIIEAQEDGVHVIGLTRGTDTKFHHSEKLDTGEIMIAQFTEHTSAMKIRGKAKIFSSHGVVESGSKNNK from the coding sequence ATGACTCAACCAGACTATATTATCATTGAAGCTCAAGAGGATGGCGTACATGTAATCGGTTTAACACGTGGTACGGATACTAAGTTTCATCATTCTGAAAAATTAGATACTGGAGAAATAATGATTGCCCAATTTACTGAACATACTTCTGCGATGAAGATACGTGGAAAAGCGAAGATTTTTTCTTCACATGGTGTCGTTGAAAGTGGTTCAAAAAATAATAAATAA